A section of the Schistosoma haematobium chromosome ZW, whole genome shotgun sequence genome encodes:
- a CDS encoding hypothetical protein (EggNog:ENOG41KOG1052~COG:S), whose amino-acid sequence MSKSEERLLLKSICGEVVKDTFLEAKDSYGNWYPVKVLKVDKSRVHVHFCDWSSRYDSWYPINSKCLRAVKKDFTKDTAKLVKPYPFNCSMNKSPETSASHFDVGSYVMAAWRNDFEYLAEVLAHRQRHGTRAEYRLRYIWDRVVEWTPVNKLRKATQYEIDYVLKFCKEQGSLPANKIPNKFDLQHSCSSSSSSSSEYISGIPRAKRIRTTLSESRSTDHALDSEIPKYRSRPTRASTNSSSVLEDKKILHPTLYDGIIEQDGMVYDKIVFQFHEACRRRRELKRKAIEENEMYLYGFDGSVSALGQTSSERSNHQTRRDPNLLNSPKSSSVRAENYTTENTVTPPLGSPISSSQKSDEIKETKLLEKASHLSNSSLNLSESSKCDERPRRTIVYKREAEIKISSMPISREIFTKVPAKSAAPVVYPCPHCSRQLRNSKLLDAHIVNYHKSVSGSTKSTTHTKKEIYQNRYLPWKSHMQLSSLGPMSKEKPRSSAPEFTRLLSCHCCNARAYATEKELGLIQCSHCLCWFHRLCGGTSFDSKLFSNVDLLSNNELCSPVVCNNCRMVLRPARRSRKNEWRTGLLRSHDLNSEFSKRGLLTDVSSILNKACQLRPLLASGWQILNRSNLPSVSDQVKQDSGVFKNAYQDASKPSEFPTSKFAGSIKHTAPVIHTPEDQVNRKCKQQMNVLYLVHSYLS is encoded by the exons ATGTCTAAAAGTGAAGAACGTTTATTACTGAAAAGCATCTGTGGGGAAGTTGTTAAAGATACGTTTCTTGAGGCAAAAGACTCTTATGGAAACTGGTACCCTGTGAAGGTCCTCAAAGTTGATAAAAGTAGA GTTCATGTTCATTTTTGTGATTGGAGTTCACGCTATGACTCTTGGTATCCCATAAATTCAAAATGCTTACGCGCTGTGAAAAAAGACTTCACAAAGGATACTGCGAAACTGGTAAAACCCTACCCTTTTAACTGTTCGATGAACAAAAGTCCAGAAACCAGTGCTAGCCATTTTGACGTGGGTAGCTATGTAATGGCTGCATGGCGCAACGACTTCGAATATCTTGCTGAGGTTCTAGCCCATCGTCAGCGACACGGCACAAGAGCAGAGTATCGTTTGCGCTATATTTGGGATCGTGTTGTAGAGTGGACACCCGTCAACAAGTTACGCAAAGCAACTCAATATGAAATCGATTATGTTTTGAAATTTTGCAAAGAGCAAGGCTCACTACCTGCAAATAAAATCCCCAATAAATTTGATCTGCAACATtcgtgtagtagtagtagtagtagtagtagtgagtatATATCAGGAATACCTCGAGCTAAAAGAATAAGAACAACTCTGTCAGAAAGCAGGTCAACAGACCATGCCTTAGATTCTGAAATACCAAAGTATCGATCACGTCCTACTCGTGCAAGTACTAACAGTTCATCTGTCTTAGAAGACAAGAAGATTCTTCACCCAACATTGTATGATGGGATTATCGAACAGGATGGAATGGTTTATGACAAGATTGTTTTTCAATTTCATGAGGCCTGTCGAAGACGCCGTGAATTGAAGAGGAAAGCTATCGAAGAGAATGAGATGTATCTATATGGATTCGATGGTTCTGTGTCTGCCTTAGGTCAAACATCCTCCGAAAGGTCAAATCACCAAACAAGACGTGATCCCAATTTACTGAACAGCCCTAAAAGTAGTTCTGTAAGAGCTGAAAATTATACAACGGAAAACACAGTTACGCCACCATTGGGATCGCCAATCTCATCCTCTCAGAAAAGTGACGAAATA AAAGAAACGAAGCTGTTAGAGAAGGCATCTCATCTCTCAAACAGTTCATTAAATTTGTCTGAGTCAAGTAAATGTGATGAACGACCACGTCGAACTATAGTATACAAAAGAGAAGcagaaataaaaatatctagTATGCCTATCTCAAGAGAGATTTTCACGAAAGTTCCCGCCAAATCAGCTGCTCCTGTTGTATATCCATGCCCTCACTGCTCTCGTCAGTTGCGAAATTCAAAATTACTCGACGCTCATATTGTTAATTATCACAAAAGTGTATCTGGTAGCACAAAATCCACAACACACACGAAAAAAGAAATTTATCAGAATCGATATTTGCCATGGAAATCTCATATGCAGTTATCTTCTCTTGGCCCAATGTCAAAGGAAAAACCAAG ATCAAGTGCTCCTGAGTTCACCAGACTTCTTTCTTGTCACTGTTGCAATGCACGAGCATATGCTACAGAAAAAGAACTTGGTCTTATTCAATGTTCACATTGTTTATGTTGGTTTCATCGTTTGTGCGGTGGTACTTCATTTGACTCGAAACTATTTTCAAATGTAGACTTGTTGAGTAATAACGAACTTTGTTCACCTGTTGTTTGTAATAATTGTCGGATGGTCTTACGTCCAGCTAGGAGATCCCGCAAAAACGAATGGCGTACGGGGTTACTACGATCACATGACCTTAACTCTGAATTTTCAAAACGAGGTCTGTTAACTGATGTGTCGTCTATTTTGAATAAAGCCTGTCAGTTACGTCCATTATTAGCTTCTGGGTGGCAGATATTGAACAGGTCAAATTTGCCTTCTGTGTCTGATCAAGTAAAGCAAGATTCTGGCGTTTTCAAAAATGCCTATCAAGACGCATCCAAACCAAGTGAATTTCCAACATCGAAGTTTGCTGGAAGTATCAAACATACAGCTCCCGTTATACATACCCCTGAGGATCAAGTCAATC GCAAATGCAAGCAACAAATGAACGTTCTATATCTGGTTCACTCCTATCTATCGTAA
- a CDS encoding hypothetical protein (EggNog:ENOG41KOG1052~COG:S), with product MSKSEERLLLKSICGEVVKDTFLEAKDSYGNWYPVKVLKVDKSRVHVHFCDWSSRYDSWYPINSKCLRAVKKDFTKDTAKLVKPYPFNCSMNKSPETSASHFDVGSYVMAAWRNDFEYLAEVLAHRQRHGTRAEYRLRYIWDRVVEWTPVNKLRKATQYEIDYVLKFCKEQGSLPANKIPNKFDLQHSCSSSSSSSSEYISGIPRAKRIRTTLSESRSTDHALDSEIPKYRSRPTRASTNSSSVLEDKKILHPTLYDGIIEQDGMVYDKIVFQFHEACRRRRELKRKAIEENEMYLYGFDGSVSALGQTSSERSNHQTRRDPNLLNSPKSSSVRAENYTTENTVTPPLGSPISSSQKSDEIKETKLLEKASHLSNSSLNLSESSKCDERPRRTIVYKREAEIKISSMPISREIFTKVPAKSAAPVVYPCPHCSRQLRNSKLLDAHIVNYHKSVSGSTKSTTHTKKEIYQNRYLPWKSHMQLSSLGPMSKEKPRSSAPEFTRLLSCHCCNARAYATEKELGLIQCSHCLCWFHRLCGGTSFDSKLFSNVDLLSNNELCSPVVCNNCRMVLRPARRSRKNEWRTGLLRSHDLNSEFSKRGLLTDVSSILNKACQLRPLLASGWQILNRSNLPSVSDQVKQDSGVFKNAYQDASKPSEFPTSKFAGSIKHTAPVIHTPEDQVNRLYMELRGIAFGNLSEANGEITASKCDHLQLPNDNHTFCISTPDSECPNTNWPLDEAINGSAQSESVSYQVTDPTYHIASQDLSGFLQDLGPDIIPEISGFNVDGVINISSVTADSCSVDEFLKVPRSYPEQPPVSQNNDKLCRENTALQLLCSHPRITNTSVKDLGTILDISASEDSTLSPLKYFSNTVCNNHLESGQQLLSCDSNIPSTSSPDKPMIQTSVDVKINRSNIDGGISVNESSDRISTNHLGTGVGSDIINLSIPKCARSIISDLLSSPLNDFVTPCVSQQSDLKGSNILHTSCTSNEFVHLSSTSGLNSLDIDWLEADSHNQSVNSSTSPVYQNNVKIYDHSTLNEFSDLANHITNLSNMTFHFSVEQLRKLAQTQDNLLNVDECILTPFENALSVMEAQLDVITTHVTNFEQLQKYDHNNMNTECGYLEDEKVPSYTKHQGTNQVLTPRGPLNLSQSSNGVHATFSWGKMNDKASFPFVLEGAKHKEYKIDLETYLESAKTAAQYLYRLQKVSLQESNLHTDVPNVLND from the exons ATGTCTAAAAGTGAAGAACGTTTATTACTGAAAAGCATCTGTGGGGAAGTTGTTAAAGATACGTTTCTTGAGGCAAAAGACTCTTATGGAAACTGGTACCCTGTGAAGGTCCTCAAAGTTGATAAAAGTAGA GTTCATGTTCATTTTTGTGATTGGAGTTCACGCTATGACTCTTGGTATCCCATAAATTCAAAATGCTTACGCGCTGTGAAAAAAGACTTCACAAAGGATACTGCGAAACTGGTAAAACCCTACCCTTTTAACTGTTCGATGAACAAAAGTCCAGAAACCAGTGCTAGCCATTTTGACGTGGGTAGCTATGTAATGGCTGCATGGCGCAACGACTTCGAATATCTTGCTGAGGTTCTAGCCCATCGTCAGCGACACGGCACAAGAGCAGAGTATCGTTTGCGCTATATTTGGGATCGTGTTGTAGAGTGGACACCCGTCAACAAGTTACGCAAAGCAACTCAATATGAAATCGATTATGTTTTGAAATTTTGCAAAGAGCAAGGCTCACTACCTGCAAATAAAATCCCCAATAAATTTGATCTGCAACATtcgtgtagtagtagtagtagtagtagtagtgagtatATATCAGGAATACCTCGAGCTAAAAGAATAAGAACAACTCTGTCAGAAAGCAGGTCAACAGACCATGCCTTAGATTCTGAAATACCAAAGTATCGATCACGTCCTACTCGTGCAAGTACTAACAGTTCATCTGTCTTAGAAGACAAGAAGATTCTTCACCCAACATTGTATGATGGGATTATCGAACAGGATGGAATGGTTTATGACAAGATTGTTTTTCAATTTCATGAGGCCTGTCGAAGACGCCGTGAATTGAAGAGGAAAGCTATCGAAGAGAATGAGATGTATCTATATGGATTCGATGGTTCTGTGTCTGCCTTAGGTCAAACATCCTCCGAAAGGTCAAATCACCAAACAAGACGTGATCCCAATTTACTGAACAGCCCTAAAAGTAGTTCTGTAAGAGCTGAAAATTATACAACGGAAAACACAGTTACGCCACCATTGGGATCGCCAATCTCATCCTCTCAGAAAAGTGACGAAATA AAAGAAACGAAGCTGTTAGAGAAGGCATCTCATCTCTCAAACAGTTCATTAAATTTGTCTGAGTCAAGTAAATGTGATGAACGACCACGTCGAACTATAGTATACAAAAGAGAAGcagaaataaaaatatctagTATGCCTATCTCAAGAGAGATTTTCACGAAAGTTCCCGCCAAATCAGCTGCTCCTGTTGTATATCCATGCCCTCACTGCTCTCGTCAGTTGCGAAATTCAAAATTACTCGACGCTCATATTGTTAATTATCACAAAAGTGTATCTGGTAGCACAAAATCCACAACACACACGAAAAAAGAAATTTATCAGAATCGATATTTGCCATGGAAATCTCATATGCAGTTATCTTCTCTTGGCCCAATGTCAAAGGAAAAACCAAG ATCAAGTGCTCCTGAGTTCACCAGACTTCTTTCTTGTCACTGTTGCAATGCACGAGCATATGCTACAGAAAAAGAACTTGGTCTTATTCAATGTTCACATTGTTTATGTTGGTTTCATCGTTTGTGCGGTGGTACTTCATTTGACTCGAAACTATTTTCAAATGTAGACTTGTTGAGTAATAACGAACTTTGTTCACCTGTTGTTTGTAATAATTGTCGGATGGTCTTACGTCCAGCTAGGAGATCCCGCAAAAACGAATGGCGTACGGGGTTACTACGATCACATGACCTTAACTCTGAATTTTCAAAACGAGGTCTGTTAACTGATGTGTCGTCTATTTTGAATAAAGCCTGTCAGTTACGTCCATTATTAGCTTCTGGGTGGCAGATATTGAACAGGTCAAATTTGCCTTCTGTGTCTGATCAAGTAAAGCAAGATTCTGGCGTTTTCAAAAATGCCTATCAAGACGCATCCAAACCAAGTGAATTTCCAACATCGAAGTTTGCTGGAAGTATCAAACATACAGCTCCCGTTATACATACCCCTGAGGATCAAGTCAATC GTCTCTATATGGAATTGAGGGGTATAGCGTTTGGAAATCTTTCTGAAGCTAATGGTGAAATCACTGCGTCTAAGTGTGATCACTTACAGCTGCCAAACGATAATCATACTTTTTGCATTTCTACTCCGGACTCTGAATGTCCTAATACCAACTGGCCATTAGACGAAGCAATTAACGGTTCTGCTCAGTCGGAATCCGTTTCATACCAAGTTACTGATCCTACTTATCATATTGCCTCTCAAGATTTGTCAGGATTTCTTCAGGATCTTGGTCCCGATATCATTCCAGAAATTTCAGGTTTTAATGTTGATGGAGTGATAAATATCAGTAGTGTTACTGCTGATTCCTGTTCTGTAGATGAATTTTTGAAGGTACCCAGATCTTATCCAGAACAGCCACCCGTTTCACAGAATAATGATAAGTTATGTAGAGAGAACACTGCTTTGCAGTTGCTTTGTTCTCATCCTAGGATTACTAATACGTCTGTTAAAGATCTAGGTACTATTCTTGATATTTCTGCTTCGGAAGATTCTACTCTAAGTCctttgaaatatttttccaaTACTGTATGTAATAATCATTTAGAGTCAGGTCAGCAACTTCTTTCATGCGATTCTAATATCCCTTCAACCTCGTCACCTGACAAGCCTATGATTCAAACATCCGTTGATGTCAAAATCAACAGATCCAATATCGATGGTGGAATTTCGGTTAA TGAATCAAGTGACagaatttcaactaatcatttGGGAACGGGTGTCGGATCAGATATTATTAACCTTTCTATTCCAAAATGTGCACGTTCAATCATCTCTGATTTACTGAGTAGTCCTTTAAATGATTTCGTTACACCTTGTGTCAGTCAGCAGTCTGATCTAAAAGGATCTAATATTCTGCATACATCTT GCACATCGAATGAATTTGTACACCTCTCATCAACGTCTGGATTAAATTCTTTGGACATTGACTGGTTAGAGGCAGATAGCCATAATCAGTCTGTGAATTCTTCTACTAGTCCAGTGTATCAAAATAATGTCAAGATATATGACCATTCCACGTTGAATGAGTTTTCTGATCTTGCCAACCATATAACAAATTTAAGCAACATGACCTTTCATTTTTCAGTTGAACAGCTCAGAAAGTTAGCACAAACTCAAGATAACTTGTTGAACGTAGATGAGTGTATCTTAACGCCATTTGAAAATGCTCTAAGTGTTATGGAAGCCCAGTTGGATGTAATCACAACCCATGTTACCAACTTTGAACAACTGCAGAAATATGatcataataatatgaatacagAATGCGGTTATTTGGAAGACGAGAAAGTTCCTTCATACACAAAACATCAAGGAACAAACCAAGTTCTTACTCCCAGAGGTCCTTTAAATTTATCTCAGTCATCTAATGGAGTACATGCGACATTTTCCTGGGGGAAAATGAATGACAAAGCTTCGTTTCCCTTTGTTCTCGAAGGTGCAAAACATAAAGAATATAAGATAGATTTAGAAACTTATTTAGAAAGTGCCAAAACTGCGGCTCAATATCTTTACCGTCTACAAAAAGTATCATTACAAGAGTCAAACCTTCATACTGACGTGCCAAATGTGTTGAATGATTAA